In Candidatus Methanomethylophilus alvi Mx1201, a genomic segment contains:
- a CDS encoding DUF362 domain-containing protein, with protein sequence MPKIVADNCVACGACVDVCPEGAITVGDVAVIDDAKCVDCGACISECPSEAIEN encoded by the coding sequence ATGCCGAAGATTGTTGCTGACAACTGTGTCGCTTGTGGCGCTTGCGTCGACGTATGCCCTGAGGGAGCCATTACCGTCGGAGATGTCGCCGTTATCGACGATGCCAAATGTGTTGACTGCGGAGCATGCATTTCCGAGTGCCCCTCCGAGGCAATCGAGAACTGA
- a CDS encoding DUF362 domain-containing protein — translation MPKVIADNCVACGACVDACPNGAITVDDIAVIDASKCTDCGACIDACPSEAIEN, via the coding sequence ATGCCGAAGGTAATCGCTGACAACTGTGTAGCTTGCGGAGCATGCGTGGACGCCTGCCCCAACGGAGCCATCACCGTCGACGACATCGCCGTCATCGATGCATCCAAGTGCACCGACTGCGGAGCATGCATCGACGCCTGCCCCTCCGAAGCTATCGAGAACTGA
- a CDS encoding universal stress protein encodes MSFEKILLPTDGSVFTNPAVDKAMELAKVSGGTVTALYVVDQSVYSNMPMDAAIVNVYETLEKEGREAVAYVKEKATAAGVGFEEKIVEGIPSGAINAVSKDYDIIVMGTLGRTGMSKVLMGSVAEKVIEGSKCPVMVVRSSPSKQ; translated from the coding sequence ATGAGTTTCGAAAAGATTCTGCTCCCCACCGACGGGAGCGTTTTCACCAACCCGGCCGTAGACAAGGCCATGGAACTGGCCAAGGTCAGCGGAGGCACCGTAACGGCGCTCTATGTGGTCGACCAGTCGGTATATTCGAACATGCCCATGGATGCGGCCATCGTCAACGTCTACGAGACCCTCGAGAAGGAGGGGCGCGAGGCGGTCGCCTATGTCAAGGAGAAGGCGACGGCGGCCGGCGTCGGGTTCGAGGAGAAGATCGTGGAAGGCATCCCTTCGGGAGCGATAAACGCTGTCTCCAAGGATTACGACATCATCGTAATGGGTACCCTCGGAAGGACCGGGATGAGCAAGGTCCTCATGGGAAGCGTGGCCGAGAAGGTCATCGAGGGATCCAAGTGCCCTGTGATGGTTGTGAGGTCCTCCCCGTCGAAGCAATGA
- a CDS encoding amidohydrolase family protein, with protein sequence MKCLAGKVYDGEGFRDGYALVEGGKTVEIGEGKAPYVPDAVGVVIPRMVDGHTHCADAGVKVEPGMTLEELVAPPDGLKHRYLREVSEDTLVHDMHEFEETARSNGIGTIVDFREGGMKGCILAGKALSDAVVLGRPVSPSFDGGEVEDILSVADGIALPSVSDMDRRYTEKVAQACHAAGKPFALHVSERIREDMEFVMSLEPAFVVHMVEATDADILACADAGIPIVICPRSNRFFGKTARAARMLELGAEVALGTDNAMLCPPDMRGEARMLAGILSAQGGDPSDVWHCLIDGGGKLLNRTKSISSAFGTSDPAVVLPCPGKSPDTALDSEGPVFVP encoded by the coding sequence ATGAAATGTCTGGCCGGCAAGGTCTACGACGGAGAAGGATTCCGTGACGGATATGCCCTCGTGGAAGGCGGGAAGACCGTCGAGATAGGGGAGGGTAAGGCACCATACGTCCCTGACGCCGTAGGTGTCGTGATCCCCAGAATGGTCGACGGACACACCCACTGCGCCGACGCAGGCGTGAAGGTAGAACCCGGAATGACCTTGGAGGAGCTCGTAGCCCCTCCCGACGGACTCAAGCACAGGTATCTGAGGGAAGTATCCGAAGACACCCTGGTCCACGATATGCATGAATTCGAAGAGACGGCCCGCTCCAACGGGATCGGGACGATCGTGGACTTCCGCGAGGGCGGTATGAAGGGATGCATACTCGCCGGGAAGGCCCTGTCGGATGCGGTCGTCCTCGGCCGTCCGGTATCCCCGTCGTTCGACGGTGGGGAAGTGGAAGACATCCTGTCCGTGGCGGACGGCATCGCTCTGCCATCCGTCTCCGATATGGACAGGAGATATACGGAGAAAGTCGCCCAGGCCTGTCATGCCGCAGGGAAACCGTTCGCCCTTCACGTCTCCGAAAGGATCCGCGAGGACATGGAGTTCGTGATGTCCCTGGAACCGGCCTTCGTCGTCCACATGGTGGAGGCGACGGACGCCGACATCCTGGCATGCGCCGACGCCGGGATCCCCATAGTCATATGTCCCCGCTCGAACCGCTTCTTCGGGAAGACGGCGAGGGCGGCCCGGATGCTGGAACTGGGGGCGGAAGTGGCCCTCGGGACGGACAACGCCATGCTGTGCCCTCCCGACATGCGGGGGGAGGCGAGGATGCTGGCCGGGATACTCTCCGCACAGGGCGGAGACCCATCCGATGTCTGGCATTGCCTGATAGACGGCGGTGGAAAGTTATTAAATCGCACTAAATCGATATCCTCAGCATTCGGAACCTCCGACCCAGCGGTCGTCCTGCCATGCCCGGGGAAGTCCCCCGACACGGCCCTGGACTCCGAGGGACCGGTATTCGTTCCGTGA
- a CDS encoding universal stress protein — protein MSFQNILVPTDGSEFTKAAVAKAFDLAEVAGGRVTALYVKDKYATDESAKAAVGYVSEQGKARNIPVEEAVLSGVPAEVIAGESGKYDVIVMGTLGRTGMKKILVGSVAEKVVKLSECPVIVVRNSE, from the coding sequence ATGAGCTTCCAGAACATTCTCGTGCCGACGGACGGCAGCGAATTCACCAAGGCGGCCGTCGCCAAGGCTTTCGACCTTGCCGAGGTTGCCGGAGGGCGCGTGACCGCCCTGTATGTAAAGGACAAGTATGCTACCGACGAATCGGCGAAGGCCGCCGTCGGATACGTGTCCGAACAGGGAAAGGCCAGGAACATCCCCGTCGAAGAGGCGGTCCTCTCCGGAGTGCCCGCCGAGGTCATCGCAGGGGAGTCCGGAAAGTACGACGTCATCGTCATGGGCACCCTCGGAAGGACCGGGATGAAGAAGATCCTTGTGGGAAGCGTGGCTGAGAAGGTCGTAAAGCTTTCGGAATGCCCCGTTATCGTAGTCAGGAACTCGGAGTGA
- a CDS encoding NAD(P)/FAD-dependent oxidoreductase, whose protein sequence is MVYDVIVIGAGPAGLTAGIYARSKMMSTLVLESGTVGGQLVALYPEKGIHNYPGFETVQARKLSDKLYAQAESMECDIRENQKVVDIVDGDQKIIVKTQDSEYEGMSVIVAIGMGEFTPRKLGAPGENELEGKGIDYILPVKEDLVGKKVVMFGGGNSAIEMALIADQVTDTTIVHRRPEFRADEMNVKNLNESNIRKIMNANVKSFNGTDHLESITIEQDGKEMTIEADLAVINIGITANLEILKKWGLELTENGLIKVGIDMSTNRHGVFACGDVVDYPGKYKQIITGCGEAATACLMAYKFVKKPYWA, encoded by the coding sequence ATGGTCTACGATGTGATTGTAATTGGGGCTGGGCCCGCAGGACTTACCGCCGGGATCTATGCAAGATCCAAGATGATGAGCACCCTCGTGCTCGAGTCCGGTACCGTCGGCGGACAGCTTGTCGCTCTCTACCCGGAGAAAGGAATACACAACTATCCTGGATTCGAGACCGTCCAGGCCAGAAAGCTCTCCGATAAGCTATATGCACAGGCCGAGAGCATGGAGTGCGACATCAGGGAGAACCAGAAGGTCGTCGACATCGTCGACGGAGACCAGAAGATCATCGTGAAGACCCAGGACAGCGAATACGAAGGGATGTCCGTCATCGTCGCCATAGGAATGGGGGAGTTCACCCCCAGGAAGCTCGGCGCACCCGGAGAGAATGAACTCGAGGGCAAAGGAATCGACTACATCCTCCCCGTCAAGGAGGACCTCGTAGGAAAGAAGGTGGTCATGTTCGGAGGAGGCAACTCCGCCATAGAGATGGCCCTTATCGCCGACCAGGTCACCGACACCACCATCGTACACCGCAGACCCGAGTTCAGAGCCGACGAGATGAACGTCAAGAACCTGAACGAAAGCAATATCCGCAAGATAATGAACGCAAACGTCAAGTCGTTCAACGGTACCGACCACCTCGAGAGCATCACTATCGAACAGGATGGAAAAGAGATGACCATCGAGGCCGACCTCGCAGTCATAAATATCGGGATCACAGCCAACCTCGAGATCCTGAAGAAATGGGGTCTGGAACTTACCGAGAACGGTCTCATCAAGGTCGGCATAGACATGAGTACGAACCGCCACGGGGTCTTCGCCTGCGGGGACGTCGTCGACTATCCCGGCAAGTACAAACAGATCATCACGGGATGCGGCGAAGCCGCCACCGCATGCCTCATGGCATACAAATTCGTCAAGAAACCCTACTGGGCCTGA
- a CDS encoding CBS domain-containing protein — MKTVADVMTAAPIVVEVPGSRNDAINTMVRNNLTGLPVVRSSDGKLMGIVSRRDIFRKLDEDQLSLIMKKDCITIGPDATLAEAARILSDKRIHRLPVIEGGRLVGIVTPTDILREVRNMKTDMKAEDVIRTTCVTAYEGDPLTYIVSAMRISDVAAVPVLDANGDLTGILTDRDLFSDQISDAEAAKKLGVEDPKLIGLRNVMPLFYTATEKYLANDKTVKDYMVPKPATVFRKTSLSEVARIMIVNDFGQVPVHGTKDELVGMIYDVDVLRAIIGAVE; from the coding sequence ATGAAGACAGTAGCAGACGTGATGACCGCGGCCCCCATCGTGGTGGAAGTACCGGGCAGCCGTAACGACGCCATCAACACCATGGTCAGGAACAACCTCACCGGACTCCCGGTCGTACGCTCCTCGGACGGAAAGCTCATGGGCATAGTCTCCAGAAGGGACATATTCAGGAAGCTGGACGAGGACCAGCTGTCCCTGATCATGAAGAAGGACTGCATCACCATCGGTCCCGATGCCACCCTGGCCGAGGCGGCCAGGATCCTCTCCGACAAGAGGATCCACAGGCTCCCCGTCATAGAGGGAGGCAGGCTCGTGGGTATCGTCACGCCTACTGACATCCTGAGGGAGGTCAGGAACATGAAGACGGACATGAAGGCGGAGGACGTCATCCGCACCACATGCGTCACCGCGTACGAGGGAGACCCCCTGACGTACATCGTGAGCGCCATGAGGATCAGCGACGTCGCCGCCGTGCCCGTCCTGGACGCCAACGGCGACCTGACCGGCATCCTCACCGACCGTGACCTGTTCAGCGACCAGATCTCCGACGCCGAGGCGGCGAAGAAGCTCGGTGTCGAGGACCCCAAGCTCATCGGCCTCAGGAACGTCATGCCTCTGTTCTACACCGCGACCGAGAAGTACCTGGCGAACGACAAGACCGTCAAGGACTACATGGTCCCCAAGCCGGCCACGGTCTTCAGGAAGACCTCGCTCAGCGAGGTCGCCCGCATTATGATCGTAAACGACTTCGGTCAGGTCCCCGTCCACGGGACCAAGGACGAGCTCGTGGGCATGATCTACGACGTGGATGTGCTCCGTGCCATCATCGGGGCGGTAGAGTGA